A window of the Microcaecilia unicolor chromosome 5, aMicUni1.1, whole genome shotgun sequence genome harbors these coding sequences:
- the MAF gene encoding transcription factor Maf isoform X1, translating to MASELAMSNSDLPTSPLAMEYVNDFDLMKFEVKKEPVETDRIISQCGRLIAGGSLSSTPMSTPCSSVPPSPSFSAPSPGSGSDQKGHLEDYYWMTGYPQQLNPEALGFSPEDAVEALISNGGSNNHHPLQGYDGFARGQQFAAAAAAAAAAAGGGGGGGGPGATMVAGEEMGSAAAVVSAVIAAAAAQNGGPHHHHHHPHHHHHPPGGGGHHHHHHQPAGVQGSGGGLQAPGGGGGSSSVVAAPAGLHQHHALHFDDRFSDDQLVTMSVRELNRQLRGVSKEEVIRLKQKRRTLKNRGYAQSCRFKRVQQRHVLESEKTQLLQQVEHLKQEISRLVRERDAYKEKYEKLVGSGFRENGSSSDTPSSPEFFMYPRESSTSVM from the coding sequence ATGGCATCAGAACTGGCAATGAGCAACTCCGACCTGCCCACCAGTCCCCTGGCCATGGAATATGTTAATGACTTCGATCTGATGAAGTTTGAAGTGAAAAAGGAGCCGGTGGAGACCGATCGCATCATCAGCCAGTGCGGCCGCCTGATCGCCGGGGGATCGCTGTCTTCCACCCCCATGAGCACGCCCTGCAGCTCGGTGCCCCCGTCGCCCAGTTTCTCGGCGCCCAGCCCGGGCTCCGGCAGCGACCAGAAGGGCCACCTGGAAGACTACTACTGGATGACCGGTTACCCGCAGCAGCTCAACCCCGAGGCACTGGGCTTCAGCCCGGAGGACGCGGTCGAGGCGCTGATCAGCAACGGCGGCAGCAACAACCACCACCCGCTGCAGGGCTACGACGGCTTCGCCCGGGGCCAGCAGTTTGCCGCGGCGGCGGCTGCGGCGGCCGCGGCGGCCGGTGGGGGAGGAGGCGGCGGCGGCCCGGGGGCGACCATGGTGGCCGGCGAGGAGATGGGCTCGGCCGCCGCGGTGGTCTCGGCGGTgatcgccgccgccgccgcccagAACGGTGGCCCCcatcaccatcaccaccacccccaccaccaccatcaccccccCGGCGGCGGgggtcaccaccaccaccaccaccagccggCCGGCGTGCAAGGGAGCGGCGGCGGCTTGCAAGCGCCAGGAGGAGGCGGCGGTTCCTCCTCGGTAGTGGCCGCTCCGGCCGGGCTGCACCAGCACCACGCCTTGCACTTCGACGACCGCTTCTCCGACGACCAGCTGGTGACCATGTCCGTGCGGGAGCTGAATCGGCAGCTGCGGGGGGTCAGCAAGGAGGAGGTGATCCGGCTGAAGCAGAAGAGGAGGACCCTGAAGAACAGAGGCTATGCCCAGTCCTGCCGCTTCAAGAGGGTGCAGCAGAGGCACGTGCTGGAGTCGGAGAAGACCCAGCTCCTGCAGCAGGTCGAGCACCTCAAGCAAGAGATCTCCAGGCTGGTCCGGGAGAGGGACGCCTACAAGGAAAAGTACGAGAAGCTGGTCGGCAGCGGCTTCCGAGAAAACGGCTCCAGCAGCGACACCCCTTCCTCTCCAGAGTTTTTCAT
- the MAF gene encoding transcription factor Maf isoform X2 yields the protein MASELAMSNSDLPTSPLAMEYVNDFDLMKFEVKKEPVETDRIISQCGRLIAGGSLSSTPMSTPCSSVPPSPSFSAPSPGSGSDQKGHLEDYYWMTGYPQQLNPEALGFSPEDAVEALISNGGSNNHHPLQGYDGFARGQQFAAAAAAAAAAAGGGGGGGGPGATMVAGEEMGSAAAVVSAVIAAAAAQNGGPHHHHHHPHHHHHPPGGGGHHHHHHQPAGVQGSGGGLQAPGGGGGSSSVVAAPAGLHQHHALHFDDRFSDDQLVTMSVRELNRQLRGVSKEEVIRLKQKRRTLKNRGYAQSCRFKRVQQRHVLESEKTQLLQQVEHLKQEISRLVRERDAYKEKYEKLVGSGFRENGSSSDTPSSPEFFILKRGK from the coding sequence ATGGCATCAGAACTGGCAATGAGCAACTCCGACCTGCCCACCAGTCCCCTGGCCATGGAATATGTTAATGACTTCGATCTGATGAAGTTTGAAGTGAAAAAGGAGCCGGTGGAGACCGATCGCATCATCAGCCAGTGCGGCCGCCTGATCGCCGGGGGATCGCTGTCTTCCACCCCCATGAGCACGCCCTGCAGCTCGGTGCCCCCGTCGCCCAGTTTCTCGGCGCCCAGCCCGGGCTCCGGCAGCGACCAGAAGGGCCACCTGGAAGACTACTACTGGATGACCGGTTACCCGCAGCAGCTCAACCCCGAGGCACTGGGCTTCAGCCCGGAGGACGCGGTCGAGGCGCTGATCAGCAACGGCGGCAGCAACAACCACCACCCGCTGCAGGGCTACGACGGCTTCGCCCGGGGCCAGCAGTTTGCCGCGGCGGCGGCTGCGGCGGCCGCGGCGGCCGGTGGGGGAGGAGGCGGCGGCGGCCCGGGGGCGACCATGGTGGCCGGCGAGGAGATGGGCTCGGCCGCCGCGGTGGTCTCGGCGGTgatcgccgccgccgccgcccagAACGGTGGCCCCcatcaccatcaccaccacccccaccaccaccatcaccccccCGGCGGCGGgggtcaccaccaccaccaccaccagccggCCGGCGTGCAAGGGAGCGGCGGCGGCTTGCAAGCGCCAGGAGGAGGCGGCGGTTCCTCCTCGGTAGTGGCCGCTCCGGCCGGGCTGCACCAGCACCACGCCTTGCACTTCGACGACCGCTTCTCCGACGACCAGCTGGTGACCATGTCCGTGCGGGAGCTGAATCGGCAGCTGCGGGGGGTCAGCAAGGAGGAGGTGATCCGGCTGAAGCAGAAGAGGAGGACCCTGAAGAACAGAGGCTATGCCCAGTCCTGCCGCTTCAAGAGGGTGCAGCAGAGGCACGTGCTGGAGTCGGAGAAGACCCAGCTCCTGCAGCAGGTCGAGCACCTCAAGCAAGAGATCTCCAGGCTGGTCCGGGAGAGGGACGCCTACAAGGAAAAGTACGAGAAGCTGGTCGGCAGCGGCTTCCGAGAAAACGGCTCCAGCAGCGACACCCCTTCCTCTCCAGAGTTTTTCAT